The Methanolacinia petrolearia DSM 11571 genome has a segment encoding these proteins:
- a CDS encoding ABC transporter ATP-binding protein produces the protein MSHVLKVRNLFKTYGHGDIFRDVTFTLDAGETLGVFGMSGCGKSTLGRCIIGLEKNYRGDVEFNGKNLRRLSNKKFRLERALMQMIFQHPEMSFDPKMRVIDSVTEPVCYHFRKDREDVFSELKPLIKAVGLRPDQFYSYPNQLSGGEIQRAMMVKIYSLSPKLIVADEPTSMLDMSVQAQVLNLMKSLQKERDTACVFISHDPEVMRIMCDRIAVLEKGEFEIMCKREFDDYSENFHEGLPL, from the coding sequence ATGTCACATGTCCTGAAGGTGAGGAACCTCTTCAAGACATACGGCCACGGGGATATCTTCCGCGACGTGACGTTTACTCTCGACGCCGGGGAGACTCTCGGCGTATTCGGGATGAGCGGGTGCGGGAAGTCGACACTCGGGAGATGCATAATCGGGCTGGAAAAAAATTACAGGGGCGATGTGGAGTTCAACGGGAAGAACCTGAGGAGGCTCTCGAACAAGAAGTTCAGGCTCGAACGTGCCCTTATGCAGATGATATTCCAGCACCCGGAGATGTCGTTCGACCCGAAGATGAGAGTTATCGACAGTGTCACCGAACCGGTGTGCTATCATTTCAGAAAGGATCGCGAGGATGTCTTCAGTGAACTTAAGCCGCTGATCAAGGCGGTCGGCCTAAGGCCGGACCAGTTCTACAGCTACCCTAACCAGCTCTCGGGCGGAGAGATCCAGCGTGCAATGATGGTCAAGATCTACTCGCTCTCACCGAAGTTGATCGTCGCGGACGAGCCGACGTCCATGCTCGACATGTCGGTCCAGGCACAGGTGCTCAACCTCATGAAATCCCTCCAGAAGGAGAGGGATACGGCGTGCGTCTTCATCTCCCACGACCCTGAGGTCATGAGGATCATGTGTGACAGGATCGCAGTTCTCGAGAAAGGCGAATTCGAGATCATGTGCAAGAGGGAGTTCGACGATTATTCGGAGAATTTCCACGAGGGGCTGCCGTTATAG
- a CDS encoding ABC transporter permease, whose translation MHYYIMKRTGYLVLTLLIASIFTFVVVNAIPGEPAEVLTRHLFLGLEEAAPPEMVAEVADRFDLNKPLLEQYTDWVTGVFRGDLGDSVLFNKPVTRLLALSIPPTIILTTFSMAFALIFGLLLGIYSAIHQNGISDHIIRFITIFSVSMPGFWVAVMLILVFSIWLGLTPVAGYGGIQYIILPAIALGLHTMASVTRIMRTSMLETMDKPFVIFARAKGLPANRVIFSHAFRNAILPVLTVIGMSYGALLAGSVVIETIFAWPGVGALLMKAISARDTVLIESTIMVIVFMFLIVNFVIDILYHVIDPRITYE comes from the coding sequence ATGCATTACTATATAATGAAGAGAACGGGCTACCTGGTCCTTACGTTGCTGATAGCCTCGATCTTCACATTTGTCGTGGTAAATGCAATTCCCGGCGAACCTGCCGAGGTTCTGACGAGGCACCTTTTCCTGGGGCTCGAGGAGGCGGCACCGCCCGAGATGGTCGCCGAGGTTGCTGACCGTTTCGATCTCAACAAACCGCTCCTCGAGCAGTATACCGACTGGGTGACAGGGGTCTTCCGCGGAGATCTCGGGGATTCCGTACTGTTCAACAAACCGGTTACAAGACTTCTCGCACTCTCGATCCCGCCGACGATAATCCTGACGACATTTTCGATGGCCTTTGCACTTATATTCGGGCTCCTGCTCGGGATATACTCCGCAATCCACCAGAACGGGATAAGCGATCATATCATCAGGTTCATAACGATCTTTTCGGTCTCTATGCCCGGCTTCTGGGTCGCGGTGATGCTCATCCTGGTATTCAGCATATGGCTGGGCCTGACGCCCGTTGCGGGATACGGCGGGATACAGTATATTATCCTCCCGGCAATCGCACTCGGCCTTCACACGATGGCCTCGGTTACAAGGATCATGAGGACGAGCATGCTCGAGACGATGGACAAGCCGTTCGTCATATTCGCACGTGCCAAAGGCCTGCCTGCAAACAGGGTCATATTCAGCCATGCGTTCCGGAACGCGATCCTTCCTGTCTTAACCGTAATCGGGATGTCCTACGGCGCCCTTCTTGCCGGCTCGGTCGTAATCGAGACCATATTCGCGTGGCCGGGAGTAGGGGCTCTTTTGATGAAGGCGATCTCCGCACGTGACACGGTTTTGATAGAGAGCACGATCATGGTCATCGTATTCATGTTCCTGATCGTAAATTTCGTGATCGACATTTTGTATCACGTAATCGACCCGAGGATTACCTATGAATGA
- a CDS encoding class I SAM-dependent methyltransferase, whose product MDDKSLKSEIADSWNAEADYYDSHVSHGIQTGEEKKLWIEAFEAVLPAGNGPLDILDVGCGTGAMGLILSGMGHNVTGIDLSEGMMNIGRRKAKDTGLSMVFQSGDAENPPFEDGTFDCVINRHLLWTLPNPDAALGNWCRVLKAGGKVLVIDGLWDDGKLSTKTKRKISRTIAKIVEKHPHESRYGEDLSSSLPNLGGVPEEKAKEYFSKAGLAEISVKSLAHIRENQKKRLNWYEKLNASWSYYLVSGVKRG is encoded by the coding sequence ATGGACGACAAATCACTAAAATCCGAGATAGCGGATTCCTGGAATGCCGAGGCGGATTATTACGATTCGCATGTCTCGCACGGAATCCAGACAGGGGAGGAGAAGAAACTCTGGATCGAAGCCTTCGAAGCCGTTCTCCCGGCGGGAAACGGTCCGCTCGACATCCTGGATGTCGGCTGCGGCACAGGTGCGATGGGGCTAATCCTCTCCGGGATGGGGCACAACGTAACCGGCATCGACCTGTCCGAAGGAATGATGAACATCGGAAGGAGGAAGGCAAAGGATACCGGTCTTTCGATGGTCTTTCAAAGCGGCGATGCGGAAAATCCTCCCTTCGAAGACGGCACGTTCGACTGCGTCATCAACCGCCACCTGCTCTGGACGCTCCCGAATCCCGACGCGGCACTCGGCAACTGGTGCAGGGTGTTGAAGGCAGGGGGAAAGGTGCTTGTCATCGACGGACTGTGGGACGACGGAAAACTCAGTACAAAAACAAAGAGAAAAATCAGCAGAACAATTGCCAAAATCGTCGAAAAACACCCGCACGAGAGCAGATACGGCGAAGATCTCAGTAGTTCCCTGCCGAACCTCGGGGGCGTCCCGGAAGAGAAGGCAAAGGAATATTTCTCGAAAGCCGGCCTTGCGGAGATCTCCGTAAAAAGCCTGGCTCATATTCGTGAAAACCAAAAGAAACGGCTGAACTGGTACGAGAAATTAAACGCTTCATGGAGTTACTATCTGGTTTCGGGTGTAAAACGCGGGTGA
- a CDS encoding ABC transporter ATP-binding protein, with protein MTDEKPALLEIDKLSVFIHTHRGSVRAVENTTFTIERGETFALIGESGSGKSILGLAVMRLLSPAAEVSGAIRLNGVDLTDLPEKEMQEIRGKMVGVIAQNPYLSMNPVMKVGDQIAEPMVTHLMMNREEAKERTRSVLKFFDITPPGVRYREYPYQYSGGMLQRAMVAMGTAAEPELIIADEPTKGVDVIRKRNIAATFRKVTGNGCAFLLITHDIEFARAMSTRIGVNYCGQILEIARTGDFFEEPLHPYSKALLESLPENGMKPIPGDPPSMIDVPEGCRFHPRCPHATERCKTPPPFVKIGAGEGHGERSVRCWLYA; from the coding sequence GTGACGGACGAAAAACCTGCCCTGCTTGAGATCGACAAACTGTCCGTGTTCATACATACCCACAGGGGTTCAGTCCGGGCGGTAGAGAATACAACATTTACTATAGAGAGAGGGGAGACTTTCGCACTCATCGGCGAGTCGGGGAGCGGGAAGTCGATACTCGGGCTCGCGGTGATGAGGCTGCTTTCCCCGGCCGCTGAAGTTTCGGGAGCGATCAGGCTGAACGGCGTAGATCTCACGGATCTGCCGGAGAAGGAGATGCAGGAGATCAGGGGGAAGATGGTCGGGGTGATCGCCCAGAACCCGTATCTCTCGATGAACCCGGTGATGAAAGTAGGGGACCAGATCGCTGAGCCGATGGTGACCCATCTCATGATGAACAGGGAAGAGGCGAAGGAGAGGACGCGTTCGGTCCTGAAGTTCTTCGACATCACCCCGCCGGGGGTACGCTACCGCGAATACCCGTACCAGTACAGCGGCGGAATGCTCCAGCGTGCGATGGTCGCGATGGGGACTGCGGCGGAGCCGGAGCTGATTATCGCAGACGAGCCGACTAAGGGCGTGGACGTTATCAGGAAGAGAAACATCGCCGCGACATTCCGGAAGGTCACCGGGAACGGGTGTGCATTTCTGCTGATTACGCACGATATCGAATTTGCGAGAGCGATGAGCACCAGGATCGGGGTGAACTACTGCGGGCAGATTCTGGAGATCGCACGGACGGGGGATTTCTTTGAAGAGCCCCTGCATCCGTATTCGAAGGCCCTGCTCGAATCTCTCCCGGAAAACGGGATGAAGCCGATCCCCGGAGATCCGCCGTCGATGATCGATGTCCCGGAAGGATGCAGGTTCCATCCCCGCTGTCCCCATGCGACGGAACGATGCAAAACGCCTCCCCCGTTTGTAAAGATCGGAGCCGGAGAAGGACATGGCGAAAGATCAGTGAGGTGCTGGCTCTATGCTTAA
- a CDS encoding ABC transporter substrate-binding protein has translation MIKRLNSNKRILFASILVLSVFLLSAGCTQSGGDNKSSLSIVMNFGPDTGGSLDPANGWEGWYVRQAGIYETLFYGDENMEIKPELATGYTQVNDTVWQIMLRDDVYFHDGTKMDADAVIFSLSRVLDPSNDRSYEYDFIKEIRKVDDYTIEIETTEPYAPLIASLIDPIMSIISPNIADVDTQPEGTGPYAFVSFEPGASMDLVANENYWKGDVLNENLYMIYNSDAATRTLMLKSGDVDIAKDILPSEYAGLESSPDTDVFSKETLRTYFIYINGHKAPFDDARVRQALYYATDRQEIVDTALEGVAGSPAATMFTNTMPWNANDMVEQYDYSPEKALELFAEAGITQGEDGKLYYNGEPFSVEIQTYPNRAALPATLEVIAAQWEEIGIDVVTKIADSSAIKADVKSGDYDMALYTWNTAPTGDPDYFLSGHCLSTGAYASTWLNYSNSQVDEWILEARATFDEDKRAELYDDVQAQVMEDAPMIFVFYAVENDATRSDVTGFQIYPNDYTFVTKDIATA, from the coding sequence GTGATTAAACGTCTGAACTCAAACAAACGAATACTATTCGCGTCGATACTGGTATTATCCGTATTTTTGCTTTCGGCAGGATGTACGCAGTCCGGCGGGGATAACAAGTCCTCCCTTTCGATCGTCATGAACTTCGGGCCCGATACCGGTGGAAGTCTCGATCCTGCAAACGGCTGGGAAGGCTGGTACGTAAGACAGGCCGGCATTTATGAAACACTCTTCTACGGCGATGAGAACATGGAGATCAAGCCCGAGCTTGCGACAGGCTACACGCAGGTCAACGATACCGTATGGCAGATCATGCTCCGCGACGACGTATACTTCCACGACGGGACGAAGATGGACGCCGACGCAGTAATCTTCTCGCTCAGCAGGGTTCTCGATCCGTCGAACGACAGGTCGTACGAGTACGACTTCATCAAAGAGATCAGAAAGGTCGACGACTATACGATAGAGATCGAAACGACCGAGCCCTATGCACCGCTCATCGCCTCGCTTATCGATCCGATAATGTCCATCATCAGCCCGAACATCGCTGACGTCGACACGCAGCCCGAGGGAACAGGACCCTACGCGTTCGTCTCGTTCGAACCCGGTGCATCGATGGACCTTGTGGCAAACGAAAACTACTGGAAAGGAGATGTACTTAACGAAAACCTCTACATGATCTACAACTCGGATGCGGCGACACGAACGCTCATGCTCAAATCCGGCGATGTCGATATCGCAAAGGACATCCTCCCGAGCGAATATGCAGGCCTTGAATCCTCCCCGGACACGGACGTATTTTCCAAAGAGACGCTTCGTACCTACTTCATATACATAAACGGCCACAAGGCTCCGTTCGACGATGCAAGGGTCCGCCAGGCGCTCTATTATGCAACCGACCGGCAGGAGATCGTGGACACCGCCCTCGAAGGTGTAGCGGGAAGTCCGGCGGCGACGATGTTCACGAACACCATGCCCTGGAACGCCAACGACATGGTCGAGCAGTATGATTACAGTCCCGAAAAGGCCCTCGAACTCTTTGCAGAAGCAGGAATAACACAGGGCGAAGACGGAAAACTATACTACAACGGCGAGCCCTTCTCGGTCGAGATCCAGACATATCCCAATCGTGCGGCACTCCCGGCGACTCTCGAAGTAATAGCGGCACAGTGGGAGGAGATCGGGATCGACGTGGTCACAAAGATTGCCGATTCAAGTGCAATCAAGGCCGACGTCAAGTCGGGCGATTACGATATGGCACTCTACACTTGGAATACTGCCCCTACCGGCGACCCGGACTACTTCCTCTCGGGCCACTGCCTTTCGACCGGAGCCTATGCATCGACGTGGCTCAACTACTCAAATTCACAGGTAGACGAGTGGATTCTCGAGGCACGTGCCACATTCGACGAGGATAAAAGAGCCGAATTATACGACGACGTCCAGGCTCAGGTCATGGAAGACGCACCGATGATCTTCGTGTTCTACGCGGTCGAGAACGACGCGACAAGATCGGATGTAACCGGATTCCAGATCTACCCGAACGACTACACGTTCGTGACAAAGGACATCGCAACTGCATGA
- a CDS encoding class I SAM-dependent methyltransferase has translation MTDYKEKIADYWNWRSTTYHEEFSDLIKEEMEVWKKTLSEYIPEGKTIRAAEIGTGPGVLALALADLGHSATGVDLSEEMIKKAANRAEELGIDAKFMQGDAENLSLDDGAYDLVISKYLMWTLPHPEKFLEECRRILSPGGTLVLIDGVWFNEADKEPEPDSETYFEECYQDIKEALPLCKGNTADKVTEIAAELGFSDASWQSLSDYDKFLREHSSPEDYAASYLAPPYIIYARKPC, from the coding sequence ATGACAGATTACAAGGAAAAGATAGCGGATTACTGGAACTGGCGGAGCACGACATATCACGAGGAGTTCTCGGATCTCATCAAAGAGGAGATGGAGGTCTGGAAGAAGACGCTGTCGGAGTATATCCCTGAGGGAAAGACGATCCGTGCCGCCGAGATCGGGACAGGACCCGGTGTCCTTGCCCTCGCCCTTGCGGATCTTGGGCATTCGGCAACAGGAGTCGATCTCTCCGAAGAGATGATAAAGAAGGCCGCAAACAGAGCAGAGGAGCTCGGGATCGATGCAAAATTCATGCAGGGCGACGCTGAAAACCTCTCCCTCGACGACGGGGCATACGATCTCGTGATAAGCAAATATCTCATGTGGACCCTGCCCCATCCCGAAAAATTCCTCGAAGAGTGCCGGAGAATTCTGTCGCCGGGCGGAACCCTGGTCCTGATCGACGGCGTATGGTTCAACGAGGCTGACAAAGAGCCCGAACCGGATTCGGAGACTTATTTCGAGGAATGCTACCAGGACATCAAAGAGGCGCTCCCGCTCTGTAAGGGAAACACCGCCGACAAAGTGACAGAGATAGCCGCAGAGCTCGGCTTTTCGGACGCGTCGTGGCAGAGCCTCTCGGATTATGACAAATTTTTAAGAGAGCATTCCAGTCCGGAAGACTATGCAGCGTCATACCTCGCACCTCCGTATATCATATATGCAAGAAAACCATGCTGA
- a CDS encoding ABC transporter ATP-binding protein, with protein MNELPGETEDGEYILEVSGLNVTFHTHRGDIRASQNVSFKIPEGEICVLVGETGSGKSVIGQAILHLLPSSAGVSGNIRYLGKEILSLREKDFSRLRGKEISLIPQNPSGSLDPLMKCKTQISEVMEYVRKIPKDRRDSETMSILAELGFPDPGTVAESYPHELSGGMRQRVATGIAMAAKPRFMVADEPTKGLDYAARKSTIDLFLHLKEDHHDSILMITHDLELAQTVGDTVGVLYSGEIVEFGRCVDVFSDPKHPYTKGLIAALPKNGMNAMPGMCPGLTDLPKGCYFYDRCPEQCEPGETIHPDLDLSVYYDPTENRGRCVRCHMS; from the coding sequence ATGAACGAACTCCCGGGGGAGACGGAGGACGGGGAATATATCCTCGAGGTCTCGGGGCTGAACGTTACATTCCATACGCACAGGGGAGACATCAGGGCGTCGCAGAATGTAAGCTTCAAAATCCCCGAAGGCGAGATCTGCGTCCTGGTCGGGGAGACGGGCTCGGGAAAATCGGTTATCGGCCAGGCGATTCTCCACCTCCTGCCCTCAAGTGCGGGAGTCTCCGGCAACATCAGGTACCTCGGAAAAGAGATCCTGTCCCTCAGGGAGAAGGACTTTTCCCGCCTGAGAGGGAAGGAGATCTCGCTCATCCCGCAGAACCCTTCCGGCTCCCTCGACCCGCTGATGAAATGCAAAACGCAGATCTCCGAGGTGATGGAATACGTGAGAAAGATTCCGAAGGACCGCCGGGATTCCGAAACGATGAGCATACTGGCGGAGCTTGGCTTCCCCGATCCGGGTACGGTTGCAGAGTCGTACCCCCACGAACTATCGGGCGGAATGCGCCAGAGGGTTGCGACCGGGATCGCGATGGCCGCGAAACCGCGGTTTATGGTGGCGGACGAGCCGACCAAAGGGCTCGATTATGCCGCAAGGAAGTCGACGATCGATCTCTTCCTCCACTTAAAAGAGGATCATCACGACTCGATCCTGATGATTACGCACGACCTGGAGCTTGCCCAGACTGTCGGGGATACGGTGGGAGTTCTTTATTCCGGCGAGATTGTGGAGTTCGGGCGGTGCGTGGATGTCTTCTCCGACCCGAAGCACCCTTATACGAAAGGGCTCATCGCAGCACTCCCGAAGAACGGAATGAACGCAATGCCGGGGATGTGCCCCGGGCTTACCGATCTCCCTAAAGGGTGCTACTTCTATGACCGGTGCCCGGAACAATGCGAACCGGGGGAGACGATACACCCGGACCTGGATCTTTCGGTATACTACGACCCTACGGAAAACCGCGGGAGGTGCGTGCGATGTCACATGTCCTGA
- the nikC gene encoding nickel transporter permease, which produces MRELLKNRQIAISVAILAFLVFIAVFADVLAPYDYTEKNLQDRLQPPSFEHLFGTDQLGRDILTMVMYGARASLFVGFTVTFVSMMIGVSIGIFAGYYGGWADEVLMRLTDSFLAFPSMFLALGITAFLGQGLENMMIALIIVEWTVFARVARGSTLDIRTKGYIRASQWVGASDGYIIARHILPNIVTPVLIMATLGIGNVILAAAGLSFLGLGVQPSTPEWGAMLNAGRSYFSSAPYMMFFPGFMIMITVLAFNYFGDGLRDVLDRHMTATELEGRIS; this is translated from the coding sequence ATGAGAGAGCTTCTTAAGAACCGGCAGATCGCTATTTCCGTCGCCATACTGGCATTCCTGGTCTTCATCGCTGTATTCGCGGATGTGCTTGCACCCTACGATTATACCGAGAAGAACCTGCAGGACAGGCTCCAGCCGCCGTCTTTTGAGCACCTGTTCGGGACAGACCAGCTGGGAAGGGATATCCTGACGATGGTGATGTACGGTGCACGCGCCTCGCTCTTTGTCGGGTTTACGGTCACGTTCGTATCGATGATGATCGGGGTCTCGATCGGGATATTTGCAGGATATTACGGCGGATGGGCGGACGAAGTTCTGATGAGGCTGACCGACAGTTTCCTCGCGTTTCCGTCAATGTTCCTCGCTCTCGGGATCACGGCGTTCCTCGGGCAGGGGCTGGAGAACATGATGATCGCCCTTATTATCGTAGAATGGACGGTCTTTGCAAGGGTGGCACGAGGCTCGACGCTCGACATAAGGACGAAAGGATATATCCGGGCCTCACAGTGGGTCGGGGCGTCGGACGGATATATTATCGCGAGACACATCCTCCCGAATATCGTAACGCCGGTTCTCATCATGGCGACGCTCGGAATAGGAAATGTGATACTGGCAGCGGCGGGACTGAGCTTCCTCGGCCTCGGGGTCCAGCCTTCGACGCCGGAGTGGGGAGCGATGCTCAATGCGGGCAGGAGCTACTTCTCGTCGGCCCCGTATATGATGTTCTTCCCAGGTTTCATGATCATGATAACTGTCCTCGCCTTCAACTACTTCGGCGACGGGCTCCGTGATGTTCTCGACCGGCACATGACTGCAACCGAACTGGAGGGGAGGATATCGTGA
- the nikB gene encoding nickel ABC transporter permease, protein MLREYFIRRLLYMVPVLLFISFLSFSLIYIAPGDPAEIMMTSPGGGVNEEAVEAFRVAHGLDQPLYVQYFNWLGNAVTGDFGYSYMSEQPVFETVLNAFGNTLTLAVLGLIIALAIAIPAGILSAVKHNTIVDSICRFFALIGVSIPNFWQAYLMIVIFSVILHWLPASGFGHGTDISYMILPALVLGTSSAAVIMRMTRSSMLEVMGKDYITTARAKGLPEKTVITRHALKNSLIPVITVTGLTIGFLLNGSVIVETIFGWPGIGNLVVNSILSHDYMMVQGTILFVAIIYLAVNFVVDIVYVWANPEIRYERAS, encoded by the coding sequence ATGCTGAGAGAATACTTCATCCGCAGGCTCCTCTACATGGTGCCTGTGCTCCTGTTCATCTCGTTTCTGAGCTTCTCGCTGATCTATATCGCACCGGGCGACCCGGCGGAGATCATGATGACAAGCCCGGGCGGCGGCGTGAACGAGGAGGCGGTTGAAGCGTTCCGCGTCGCCCACGGCCTCGACCAGCCGTTATACGTTCAGTATTTCAACTGGCTCGGGAACGCCGTCACGGGCGATTTCGGATATTCCTACATGAGCGAGCAGCCGGTCTTCGAGACGGTCCTGAACGCGTTCGGCAACACCCTAACGTTGGCCGTTCTCGGGCTGATCATCGCACTCGCGATTGCGATCCCGGCGGGAATCCTCTCGGCCGTGAAGCACAACACGATTGTCGACTCCATCTGCCGTTTTTTTGCGCTGATCGGCGTTTCGATCCCCAACTTCTGGCAGGCGTATCTCATGATAGTTATCTTCTCGGTCATACTCCACTGGCTGCCGGCATCGGGTTTCGGGCACGGGACAGACATCTCGTACATGATCCTCCCCGCACTCGTGCTAGGGACGAGTTCGGCCGCGGTCATAATGAGAATGACGAGATCGAGCATGCTGGAGGTGATGGGAAAGGATTACATCACGACGGCGAGAGCGAAGGGTCTGCCCGAAAAGACGGTGATCACCCGCCATGCACTGAAGAACTCCCTTATTCCGGTAATCACGGTAACGGGCCTCACGATAGGATTCCTGCTCAACGGCTCGGTCATCGTCGAGACGATATTCGGGTGGCCGGGGATCGGGAACCTTGTCGTGAATTCGATCCTTTCGCACGACTACATGATGGTGCAGGGAACGATCCTGTTTGTCGCGATAATATACCTCGCAGTCAACTTCGTCGTGGATATAGTCTACGTATGGGCGAACCCGGAGATACGCTATGAGAGAGCTTCTTAA
- a CDS encoding ABC transporter permease, translating into MNEYPGIFEKKRQKSPGYLEDMKKSDWYLRLKQRPGLKAVFVLIGIVLLLSIFAPYLAPQDPNVVDLYDKNQGPSAGHLLGTDYLGRDLFSRVICGLQTSMAIALTTIVFSFIIGVAVGGYSGYKGGWVDNVVARVIDVFLAFPSIILALALITLIGPGILNMVLMLAVVQWASLARLMRGQVLYEKNQEYVLSARASGFSGSRILIRHIIPNCVMPVVVLATIDIGHTILTISTLSFLGMGIPPSIPEWGSMINSGISYMRIAPLNVIVPGIAITIVTLLFNMAGEGIRDITDPKSDGEGSI; encoded by the coding sequence ATGAATGAATATCCCGGAATATTTGAAAAGAAGCGGCAGAAGTCCCCTGGGTACCTCGAAGATATGAAAAAGTCCGACTGGTATCTCAGGCTGAAGCAGAGGCCGGGGCTGAAGGCGGTATTCGTTCTTATAGGAATAGTTCTTCTCCTGAGTATATTTGCCCCGTATCTCGCCCCACAGGACCCGAATGTAGTAGACCTTTACGATAAAAACCAGGGGCCTTCGGCAGGGCACCTGCTCGGGACAGATTATCTCGGCCGGGACCTCTTCAGCCGCGTCATCTGCGGACTCCAGACCTCGATGGCGATCGCCCTGACCACGATCGTATTCTCGTTTATCATAGGGGTCGCCGTCGGGGGCTATTCGGGATACAAGGGCGGCTGGGTCGACAATGTAGTAGCGAGAGTCATCGACGTGTTCCTTGCGTTTCCGTCGATCATTCTCGCACTCGCACTCATAACGCTCATCGGGCCGGGAATCCTGAACATGGTGCTGATGCTCGCGGTCGTCCAGTGGGCATCCCTCGCACGTCTCATGAGAGGTCAGGTCCTCTACGAGAAAAACCAGGAGTACGTCCTGTCGGCACGGGCCTCGGGATTTTCCGGGAGCCGGATCTTAATCAGGCACATCATTCCCAACTGCGTCATGCCGGTTGTCGTTCTTGCGACGATCGACATCGGCCATACCATACTTACAATCTCAACTCTTTCATTCCTGGGAATGGGGATTCCCCCGTCGATTCCCGAATGGGGTTCGATGATCAACTCGGGGATCTCGTACATGAGGATAGCGCCGCTGAACGTCATCGTTCCGGGTATCGCGATTACGATCGTGACCCTTCTCTTCAATATGGCAGGGGAAGGAATCCGTGACATCACCGACCCGAAATCGGACGGGGAGGGGTCTATATGA
- a CDS encoding uracil-DNA glycosylase family protein gives MDFSGHFEKFVGMNKSFSCPEECGLRNHSKIPAVWVPPPQDHPFAGMIISRYPTTAFIPYYNEAGSLPLPEWREQLFHCNAIPDWTFDKIERFSGKCTEDPLSPEELENFRDTLFNSVYWTHLHKCCTDKKKLESLNFRRTNARLCADMWLKSEIEYASREGIRFIITLGRDMERWFDRTGNEILSGSAITIYHLPHPSGANNGSWFPKDEQKRRMLEEKIRELVMECQTNP, from the coding sequence ATGGATTTCAGCGGGCATTTTGAAAAATTCGTCGGGATGAACAAATCCTTCTCCTGCCCGGAAGAATGCGGACTCAGGAACCACTCCAAAATCCCTGCGGTCTGGGTTCCTCCACCACAGGATCACCCTTTCGCCGGAATGATCATATCGAGATATCCCACGACGGCGTTCATTCCATATTATAATGAAGCAGGATCATTGCCTCTTCCCGAATGGCGTGAGCAGCTCTTTCACTGCAATGCAATTCCTGACTGGACCTTCGATAAGATTGAAAGGTTCAGCGGGAAATGTACGGAAGATCCCCTCTCCCCGGAAGAACTGGAAAACTTCAGGGACACTCTTTTCAATTCAGTATACTGGACGCATCTTCACAAGTGCTGCACCGATAAGAAAAAGTTGGAATCCCTGAATTTCAGGAGAACAAACGCCCGGCTTTGTGCCGACATGTGGCTCAAGTCCGAGATCGAATATGCCTCCCGCGAGGGAATCAGGTTCATCATTACCCTCGGGAGGGACATGGAGAGGTGGTTCGACAGAACGGGAAACGAGATCCTCTCCGGCAGTGCGATCACAATATATCATCTCCCCCATCCTTCCGGGGCGAACAACGGTTCGTGGTTCCCGAAGGACGAGCAGAAACGAAGGATGCTTGAGGAAAAGATCCGGGAACTCGTTATGGAGTGTCAAACCAACCCGTGA